The Argentina anserina chromosome 3, drPotAnse1.1, whole genome shotgun sequence genome includes a region encoding these proteins:
- the LOC126786058 gene encoding DNA ligase 1-like: MLSLSHPLRSCSSRLLLHSSSLLPSSLFFLPFPISLNPNLSMSSSNPPNAFTKMMSTARAAARKNPPPQSSSSPKKRKTPTPTPKPDQTAADSKPEMKEEDSAPTAPPPTKKPRAASGVGERTAQLASRIELLKRKASDFDPDAVANWGKGEKVPFMFLALTFHLISKESGRIVITDIVCNMLRTVIHTTPEDLLPAVYLSASKIAPAHEGLELGIGDASIIKALAEACGSSENIIKERYKKEGDLGIVAQKSRSSQSMMRKPVPLTVTKVFNAFRALAKESGKESQDKKKIHMKSLLVAATDVEPLYLTRLLQSKMRIGLAEQTLLAALGQAAVYSEEHSKPPSHVQSPLEEAARIVKQVYSLLPVYDKIIAALLSGGVWNLPTTCAFTLGIPVGPMLAKPSKGVSEIVQKFQDTEYTCEYKYDGERAQIHYMEDGSVEIYSRNAERNTGKFPDVAVAVSRLKKSSVKSFVLDCELVAYDRQNNKILPFQVLSTRARKNVSMGDIKIEVCIFAFDMLFHNGRPLTQEQLKVRREYLYSSFEEEAGVFQYATAITSKDIDEIQKFLDAAVNSSSEGLIIKTLNKDATYEPSKRSLNWLKLKKDYMDSFGDSLDLVPIAAFHGRGKRTGVYGAFLLACYDSSNEEFQSICKIGTGFSEAVLEERSVSLREKVIPKPKTYYSYAETSNANTPDVWFEPSQVWEVRAADLTISPVYRAGVGIVDPNKGISLRFPRLVRVREDKKPEEASSSEQVAELYTAQANKTSNHQDDKEDED; this comes from the exons ATGCTCTCACTCTCACACCCACTGCGTTCATGCTCTTCTCGCCTTCTTCTACACTCTTCTTCTCTCCTTCcctcctctctcttcttcctccctTTTCCAATTTCCCTAAACCCTAACCTCTCCATGTCGTCCTCCAACCCTCCCAACGCCTTTACCAAGATGATGTCCACCGCACGCGCCGCCGCCAGGAAGAATCCCCCACCGCAGTCCTCCTCTTCCCCCAAGAAACGCAAAACCCCAACCCCGACCCCCAAACCAGACCAGACCGCCGCGGATTCGAAGCCGgaaatgaaagaagaagacTCCGCCCCCACCGCGCCGCCTCCGACGAAGAAGCCGCGCGCGGCGAGCGGAGTGGGGGAGCGGACGGCTCAATTGGCGAGCAGGATTGAGCTCCTGAAGCGGAAGGCGTCGGATTTTGACCCGGACGCGGTGGCGAATTGGGGGAAAGGCGAGAAGGTTCCGTTTATGTTTCTTGCTTTGACTTTTCATTTGATTTCGAAAGAGAGTGGGAGGATTGTGATCACGGATATTGTGTGTAATATGCTGAGGACTGTGATCCACACCACGCCCGAGGATTTGCTGCCGGCGGTGTATCTTTCGGCCAGTAAGATTGCGCCGGCGCATGAAGGCTTGGAGCTCGGCATCGGCGACGCTTCGATTATCAAGGCCCTTGCTGAGGCTTGTGGGAGTAGTGAGAATATTATCAAGGAGCGCTATAAA AAAGAGGGAGACTTGGGAATTGTTGCACAAAAAAGCCGTTCCTCTCAATCTATGATGCGCAAGCCTGTGCCACTGACTGTCACCAAGGTTTTCAACGCATTTCGCGCCCTCGCTAAG GAATCTGGAAAGGAGAGCCAGGACAAGAAAAAGATCCATATGAAGTCCCTTCTTGTTGCCGCCACCGACGTTGAACCTTTGTATTTGACCCGTTTGCTTCAG TCAAAGATGCGAATTGGATTGGCAGAGCAGACTCTTTTAGCCGCACTGGGACAAGCTGCAGTCTATTCTGAAGAACATTCTAAACCACCTTCTCATGTTCAGTCTCCTTTAGAAGAG GCTGCAAGGATTGTTAAACAAGTGTACTCTCTGCTTCCTGTCTACGATAAGATCATTGCTGCTCTTCTGAGTGGTGGTGTTTGGAATCTTCCAACAACATGTGCCTTTACTTTGGGTATTCCAGTTGGACCTATGCTTGCAAAGCCAAGTAAAGGGGTATCTGAGATTGTACAAAAGTTTCAGGATACAGAGTACACATGTGAATACAAGTATGATGGAGAACGTGCCCAG ATACATTACATGGAGGATGGGTCTGTTGAGATATATAGTCGAAATGCTGAGCGAAACACTGGAAAGTTTCCTGATGTTGCGGTTGCAGTGTCAAG GTTAAAGAAGTCATCTGTAAAGTCATTTGTTTTAGATTGCGAATTGGTTGCCTATGACCgtcaaaataacaaaattctGCCCTTCCAG GTACTTAGCACTCGAGCCCGTAAAAATGTGAGCATGGGCGACATTAAGATTGAGGTCTGCATATTTGCTTTTGATATGTTGTTCCATAATGGTCGACCTCTTACTCAAGAACAGCTCAAAGTTCGTAGAGAG TATCTTTATAGCTCTTTTGAGGAAGAAGCTGGAGTTTTTCAGTATGCCACAGCAATAACCTCAAAGGATATTGATGAAATACAAAAGTTTCTTGACGCTGCTGTTAATTCAAG TTCTGAAGGTTTGATTATCAAAACATTAAATAAAGATGCTACCTACGAGCCTTCAAAGCGGTCACTTAACTggttgaaattgaagaaagaTTACATGGATAg TTTTGGTGACTCACTGGACTTGGTACCTATTGCTGCTTTCCATGGCCGGGGCAAACGTACAG GTGTCTATGGAGCTTTTCTTCTTGCTTGCTACGATAGTAGTAATGAAGAGTTTCAGAGCATATGTAAAATAG GCACTGGATTTTCTGAAGCAGTGCTTGAAGAACGTTCTGTCAGTCTGCGTGAAAAAGTGATACCTAAACCTAAG ACATACTATAGCTATGCAGAAACAAGCAATGCAAACACTCCAGATGTATGGTTTGAGCCCAGTCAG gTTTGGGAGGTTAGAGCCGCGGATTTGACTATTAGTCCTGTGTATCGTGCTGGAGTAGGCATAGTGGATCCTAACAAG GGTATTTCTCTTCGATTTCCACGCCTTGTTCGTGTTAGGGAAGATAAAAAACCAGAGGAAGCTTCATCTTCGGAGCAG GTTGCTGAGCTGTATACAGCTCAAGCTAACAAAACTTCTAACCACCAAGATGACAAGGAAGACGAAGACTAG